One window of the Haloarcula halobia genome contains the following:
- the lysW gene encoding lysine biosynthesis protein LysW, which yields MADCIECGAEVSLHDDLEVGEIVDCTTCGAELEVVETDPVELDSAPELEEDWGE from the coding sequence ATGGCAGACTGCATCGAGTGTGGGGCCGAAGTCTCCCTGCACGACGACCTGGAAGTCGGAGAGATCGTCGACTGCACCACCTGCGGGGCCGAACTCGAAGTCGTCGAGACGGACCCGGTCGAGCTCGACAGCGCCCCCGAGCTCGAAGAGGACTGGGGCGAGTGA
- the argH gene encoding argininosuccinate lyase: MTDGEDPSTDEHADDSGADETVVRRDRFAGGPARAFLSSLSDDERIFAADLAVDRAHVVMLVEQEIIEADVAGEILAALDDVEATGHDALPDGEDVHEAIESAVIERVGPDGGKMHTARSRNDEVAACIRYRLRADLLTLLETLVGAREQLLAVARDHDETVMPGYTHLQPAQPTTVAHWVLSYEQALQRDTARLLSAYRRVNQNPLGSAAFAGTPFDVDRSRTAELLGFDSVAENSMDASASRDFLVEVTSAVATLATTLSGLAEDLVVMASKGHVDLHDEYSSTSSIMPQKKNPDTLELVRGRTGDATAGLNGLLTNLKGQPRAYNRDLQRAGRHAWDAIDSVTESVEVAAGAVATADWPEETLEAAATDGFATATGVADLLAMAGVPFRTAHEVVAEAAAQLGPDENAPDYEALSTVAEDVLGDPLSAYVERDAVEQALDPTESVAMRNSRGGPAPEAVAAQVSVAEETLTTDREGLVERQTAVEAAHERRQTEVRRLA, from the coding sequence ATGACCGACGGCGAGGACCCCAGCACGGACGAGCACGCCGACGACAGCGGGGCCGACGAGACTGTCGTCCGCCGCGACCGCTTCGCCGGCGGCCCGGCCCGCGCGTTCCTCTCGTCGCTTTCAGACGACGAGCGCATCTTCGCGGCCGACCTCGCCGTCGACCGCGCCCACGTCGTGATGCTGGTCGAGCAGGAGATAATCGAGGCCGACGTCGCCGGCGAGATCCTGGCGGCCCTCGACGACGTCGAGGCCACCGGTCACGACGCCCTCCCGGACGGGGAGGACGTCCACGAGGCCATCGAGAGCGCCGTCATCGAGCGCGTCGGCCCCGACGGGGGGAAGATGCACACCGCGCGCTCGCGCAACGACGAGGTGGCGGCCTGCATCCGCTACCGCCTGCGCGCGGACCTGCTGACCCTCCTCGAGACGCTCGTCGGTGCCCGCGAGCAGCTGCTCGCGGTCGCCCGCGACCACGACGAGACGGTGATGCCGGGCTACACGCACCTCCAGCCCGCGCAACCGACGACGGTGGCCCACTGGGTGCTGTCCTACGAACAGGCGCTGCAGCGCGACACCGCACGGTTGCTCTCGGCCTACCGTCGCGTCAACCAGAACCCCCTCGGGTCGGCCGCCTTCGCGGGGACGCCGTTCGACGTCGACCGGTCGCGCACCGCCGAGCTGCTGGGGTTCGATTCGGTCGCGGAGAACTCGATGGACGCCTCGGCGAGCCGCGACTTCCTCGTGGAGGTGACGAGCGCCGTCGCGACGCTTGCGACGACCCTGTCGGGCCTGGCCGAGGACCTCGTCGTGATGGCCAGCAAGGGCCACGTCGACCTCCACGACGAGTATTCCTCGACGAGTTCCATCATGCCCCAGAAGAAGAACCCGGACACGCTGGAGCTGGTCCGCGGGCGCACCGGCGACGCGACGGCGGGGCTGAACGGCCTGCTCACCAACCTCAAAGGACAGCCCCGCGCGTACAACCGCGACCTGCAACGCGCCGGCCGGCACGCCTGGGACGCCATCGACAGCGTCACCGAGAGCGTCGAGGTGGCGGCGGGGGCCGTCGCGACGGCCGACTGGCCCGAGGAGACACTCGAGGCTGCCGCAACCGACGGGTTCGCCACCGCGACGGGGGTCGCGGACCTGCTGGCGATGGCCGGCGTCCCGTTCCGCACTGCCCACGAGGTGGTCGCCGAGGCCGCCGCACAGCTGGGGCCGGACGAGAACGCGCCGGACTACGAGGCCCTGTCGACGGTCGCCGAGGACGTGCTGGGCGACCCGCTGTCTGCGTACGTCGAGCGCGATGCCGTCGAACAGGCGCTGGACCCGACCGAGAGCGTCGCGATGCGGAACTCCCGCGGAGGGCCTGCCCCCGAGGCCGTCGCCGCGCAGGTGTCAGTCGCCGAAGAGACCCTCACGACGGACCGGGAAGGGCTCGTCGAACGACAGACTGCCGTCGAGGCGGCCCACGAGCGCCGCCAGACGGAGGTGAGGCGCCTTGCCTGA
- a CDS encoding argininosuccinate synthase yields MTDGNGTVALAFSGGLDTTVCVSLLKEEYGYDEVIGVTVDVGQPDYEFEEAAETAEALGVEQYVVDAREEFADLCMDAVKANADYQGYPLGTALARPVIAKAILSVAQEQDCAGIAHGCTGKGNDQLRFEAIWRDSDLEVVAPVRELGLTREWENEYAKEQGLPVEGGDGGRYSIDTNLWSRSIEGSELEDPSTIPEDDIYKWTDNPSGKAAELVEITFEAGVAVALDGEALGTVELIEQLNEQAGSFGVGRTDMMEDRMLGLKVRENYEHPAATVLLTAHEALEGLVLTQEERAFKAQVDQQWSQKAYEGLVDAPLVSALEAFIDDTNERVTGTVTMKLEGGHCRPVSRESAYAVYSESAASFDEETITGGITQQDATGVAKYHGFQSRLANDILEDAKKDTAVPDGSGADQGEAPEHANGTAVSGEADQE; encoded by the coding sequence ATGACAGACGGAAACGGCACCGTCGCGCTCGCCTTCTCCGGGGGGCTCGACACGACAGTCTGCGTATCGCTGCTGAAAGAGGAGTACGGCTACGACGAGGTCATCGGCGTCACCGTCGACGTCGGCCAGCCCGACTACGAGTTCGAGGAGGCAGCAGAGACCGCCGAGGCGCTGGGCGTCGAGCAGTACGTCGTCGACGCCCGCGAGGAGTTCGCTGACCTCTGTATGGACGCCGTCAAGGCCAACGCCGACTACCAGGGCTACCCGCTCGGGACGGCGCTGGCCCGCCCGGTCATCGCGAAGGCCATCCTCTCGGTGGCCCAGGAGCAGGACTGTGCCGGCATCGCCCACGGCTGTACCGGCAAGGGCAACGACCAGCTGCGATTCGAGGCCATCTGGCGCGATTCGGACCTCGAAGTCGTCGCCCCCGTGCGCGAACTCGGGCTCACCCGCGAGTGGGAAAACGAGTACGCCAAAGAGCAGGGCCTGCCCGTCGAGGGCGGCGACGGCGGCCGTTACTCCATCGACACGAACCTCTGGAGCCGCTCCATCGAGGGCTCGGAGCTGGAGGACCCCTCGACTATCCCCGAGGACGACATCTACAAGTGGACCGACAACCCCTCCGGCAAGGCGGCGGAACTCGTCGAGATCACCTTCGAGGCGGGCGTGGCCGTCGCGCTCGACGGCGAAGCGCTGGGGACGGTCGAGCTCATCGAGCAGCTCAACGAGCAGGCCGGTTCCTTCGGCGTCGGCCGCACCGACATGATGGAAGACCGGATGCTCGGCCTGAAGGTGCGCGAGAACTACGAGCACCCGGCCGCGACGGTGCTCCTGACGGCCCACGAGGCACTGGAGGGGCTCGTCCTCACACAGGAGGAACGCGCGTTCAAGGCCCAGGTCGACCAGCAGTGGTCCCAGAAGGCCTACGAGGGCCTGGTCGACGCGCCGCTGGTCAGTGCGCTGGAGGCGTTCATCGACGACACGAACGAGCGTGTCACCGGCACCGTGACGATGAAACTCGAGGGCGGCCACTGCCGCCCGGTCTCCCGCGAATCGGCCTACGCCGTCTACAGCGAGTCGGCGGCCTCCTTCGACGAGGAGACCATCACCGGCGGCATCACCCAGCAGGACGCCACCGGCGTCGCGAAGTACCACGGCTTCCAGTCCCGCCTGGCCAACGACATCCTCGAGGACGCGAAGAAAGACACGGCCGTGCCCGACGGGAGCGGGGCCGACCAGGGGGAGGCCCCGGAGCACGCGAACGGCACCGCCGTGAGCGGCGAGGCCGACCAGGAGTAA